From the genome of Nitrospirota bacterium, one region includes:
- a CDS encoding ROK family protein has translation MTATKKFAIGIDLGGTNLRVALVSEDGEIARKIKKPSSEPVLDAVLSAIDEIKQTEIVGIGLGVAGLIDRKRGRVFISPNLHAIEGVDLVREIRSRFNVPVMIENDANVAALGEKTAGAGKGFDNFVLLTLGTGIGGGIIHKGKLLDVSAEIGHMSINADAEKCPCGNIGCLETYASARAMIAKAVDLLEKGNESILKECCKGSIYKITPEDIYKAALEGDALSREILKDAGRFLGVGIANIINIMSPEAIILTGGLVGAWNIYVQEAIKEASRRAFKELFDAVKIIPSSLGDDAGIVGAASLVFMETSGKSL, from the coding sequence ATGACTGCAACGAAAAAATTCGCTATAGGGATAGACCTCGGAGGAACAAACCTCAGGGTCGCACTCGTCTCCGAAGACGGAGAGATCGCCCGCAAGATAAAAAAACCGTCGTCAGAACCGGTGCTCGATGCGGTATTGTCTGCCATAGATGAAATAAAACAGACCGAAATTGTGGGGATCGGACTTGGTGTTGCCGGCCTGATTGACAGAAAGCGCGGCAGGGTTTTTATATCACCCAACCTTCATGCCATTGAAGGAGTTGATCTGGTAAGAGAGATCCGGAGCAGGTTCAACGTTCCGGTAATGATCGAAAATGACGCCAATGTGGCAGCCCTGGGAGAAAAGACCGCAGGCGCCGGCAAGGGCTTTGATAATTTTGTTCTCCTGACATTAGGAACGGGTATCGGCGGCGGCATTATCCATAAGGGAAAGTTGCTTGATGTGTCAGCAGAAATCGGCCATATGAGCATTAATGCAGATGCAGAGAAATGTCCATGCGGCAATATCGGCTGCCTCGAGACCTATGCCTCGGCCCGGGCCATGATCGCAAAGGCTGTAGACCTGCTCGAAAAGGGCAATGAAAGCATTCTCAAGGAATGCTGTAAAGGAAGTATTTATAAGATCACGCCTGAGGATATTTATAAGGCAGCGCTTGAAGGAGATGCGCTCTCCCGTGAGATCCTCAAGGATGCCGGCCGTTTCCTTGGTGTCGGCATTGCAAACATTATTAATATAATGAGCCCTGAGGCCATCATCCTTACCGGCGGTCTTGTCGGCGCCTGGAACATTTATGTGCAGGAGGCTATCAAAGAGGCATCGAGGAGGGCCTTTAAAGAACTCTTTGATGCGGTGAAGATCATCCCTTCGTCACTCGGTGACGATGCCGGCATCGTCGGCGCAGCGAGCCTTGTATTCATGGAAACATCCGGGAAGTCTTTGTAG